The segment TCATGGGATTGCGGCATAAGGAATTCCCTATCGAAGGCGTTCAATTCCATCCGGAGTCGATCATTACCGACCATGGGAAGACGATGCTGCGGAATTTCATTGACCGGGCTGGCGCTGTTGCACAGGGGTGAGCAGACCGATGCAAATTTGGTTGAACGGACAATTCATAGACGAGAAGGATGCCGTGATCTCAGCATATGATCACGGCTTTCTGTACGGACTCGGATTTTTCGAAACGTTCCGCACCTATGCAGGCAAGCCGTTTTTGCTGGACAAGCATTTGGAGCGCATGGCCGGAGGCCTTCGCGAGCTGGACATTGCTATGCCTTACGGACGCCAAATAATCGAGCAGACGGTTGGACAGCTGCTGGAAGCCAATAGGCTGGAGGACGGATATTTTCGTCTGTCTGTTTCAGCGGGCACAGGGCCGCTTGGCTTGCAGACAGAACCGTATGCCCAGCCGACCGTTATCCTCTATGTGAAGCCGCTGCCTCCAGTGGCGGATGAGCTGTATGATCGAGGCATGGCGCTTCAAGAGCTGCGAACAGTACGGAACACGCCAGAAGGCGCGGAACGGTATAAATCATTCCATTACATGAACAGCGTCTTGGGCAAACGGGAGCTCGCGGCCAGGCCGGAAGGCGGGCGCGTGGAAGGCTTGTTTTTGTCAGAGCGCGGGCATTTGGCTGAAGGAATTGTGAGCAATCTATTTTTTCTGCGGGATGGGACGTGCTTTACCCCTGCTGTGGATACAGGCATTCTCCCAGGCATTACCCGGGAGGCTGTGATGGACTTATGCCGCGAGATGAGTATTCCGCTTGAGACGGGATATTATAGCTGGCAGCAGCTGGCGGCCGCAGACGAAGTATTTATGACGAACTCCATTCAGGAGCTGGTCCCGATCACTT is part of the Xylanibacillus composti genome and harbors:
- the pabC gene encoding aminodeoxychorismate lyase, with the translated sequence MQIWLNGQFIDEKDAVISAYDHGFLYGLGFFETFRTYAGKPFLLDKHLERMAGGLRELDIAMPYGRQIIEQTVGQLLEANRLEDGYFRLSVSAGTGPLGLQTEPYAQPTVILYVKPLPPVADELYDRGMALQELRTVRNTPEGAERYKSFHYMNSVLGKRELAARPEGGRVEGLFLSERGHLAEGIVSNLFFLRDGTCFTPAVDTGILPGITREAVMDLCREMSIPLETGYYSWQQLAAADEVFMTNSIQELVPITSLRSREGESRQVGNGRIGAITDRLLRAYRKKARQEA